From the Deinococcus gobiensis I-0 genome, the window GCCAGGCGCATCAGGTTCTTGCCGGTCAGGCGGCCCTGCTGGCCCGCGTGCTGCGCGGTGGTGGGCACCGGCTTGCCTTCCTGGTTCAGCGCCAGACCCATGTCACCGATGACGAACACGTCGCTGTAGTTCTTGGCGCGCAGTTCGGTGTCCACGGCGATGCGGCCGCCGGGGCCCTTCTCCAGCTTCTCGCCCTTGACGATGTCGCGGGCCTGGATGCCGCCGGTCCAGATGATCTTGCCGGCGGGAATGACCTTCTGCTCGCCGTCCTGGGTCTGCACGGTCACGCTGTCGGCGGTCGCCTGCATGAGGCGGTGGCCGATCAGGATGTTGATGCCGTACTCCTCCAGGGTCTTCTGGGCCTTGGCGCGCAGGGCGTCGTCGAGGACCGGCAGAATCTTGGGACCCGCCTCCACGAGGTGGATCTTGAAGGGCGGCACGCCGCGCTCCTTGCTGAGCTGCTCGGCGCGCTGCGCGAGTTCGGTGACGAGCTCGACGCCGGTCAGGCCCGCGCCGCCCACCACGATGTCGCGGTTGCCCTGGTAACCGTCGGCGTACACGCGATTGACGAAGTTGAAGATGTCGTCGGCGTCGCTGAGCTGCTTGAGTTCGGCGGCGTTCTCGGCCAGACCGGGGATGCGGTAGAAGTTAGTCACGCTGCCCAGGCCCACAACCAGCGTGTCGTAAGTCAGGACGCGGCCGTCCTTGAGGTGCACTTCCTTGTCGTCGAGGTTGACGCTCTCGACCGAGGCCTGCTCCAGGTGCACGCCGGTGCCGCGCAGCAGAGGCGCGAGCGGCAGGGTGACGGGCGTGTTGTGCGCCGCAGCCTCGTGCAGACGGGTTTCGAAGGTATGGAAGGCGTTTTGTTCGACCAGAAGCGTTTCCATTTCGGGAATGGGCTTGAGTTTGGTCGCAGCGGCGAGGCCAGCGTAGCCCGCGCCAAGAATCAGGGTCTTCATAGCAGTTCTCCTGTGAACGAATTCACGAGTCAGTGTGGTGCGTAGCCTGCCCGCAAAAGCACCGGGATTCACACCCGGTTATGTGTCCAGTCTACACCCTTGACGGGACCGGGCTGCAAGCGTTGTTACAACCGTGTCCGGGCAGGCCAGCCACCTGCGGCCGACTACCGCCGGGACAGGCCGTGTGCTTCAATGGAAGGGTCTCTACAACTGAGGGTGCGGGTCGGCTGGCCCCACCGGGAGGTCCCATGAACGTGACCATGACCGTGAACGGCAAGACGTACACCCGTGAGGTGGAACCCCGCCGCCTGCTCGTGCAGTTCCTGCGGGAAGACCTGGGCCTGACCGGCACGCACGTGGGCTGCGACACCAGCCAGTGCGGGGCCTGCACCGTGCAT encodes:
- a CDS encoding NAD(P)/FAD-dependent oxidoreductase: MKTLILGAGYAGLAAATKLKPIPEMETLLVEQNAFHTFETRLHEAAAHNTPVTLPLAPLLRGTGVHLEQASVESVNLDDKEVHLKDGRVLTYDTLVVGLGSVTNFYRIPGLAENAAELKQLSDADDIFNFVNRVYADGYQGNRDIVVGGAGLTGVELVTELAQRAEQLSKERGVPPFKIHLVEAGPKILPVLDDALRAKAQKTLEEYGINILIGHRLMQATADSVTVQTQDGEQKVIPAGKIIWTGGIQARDIVKGEKLEKGPGGRIAVDTELRAKNYSDVFVIGDMGLALNQEGKPVPTTAQHAGQQGRLTGKNLMRLAKGEELTPYEPTSLGEFVSLGGLMAVGWMKLPWNQKLAITGGLAHVMKRASEWRWRVSID